cagcttcttggcagaTTCAACAATACAGAACATCCACATGATGAAGGTCTGAATGACTGTTACAAAAGACGCGCCGAGACCCAGACACAGGTAGATGCCGAGGTAGAAGGCAATGTGGGGGTTGCGGTTGTACTTAGTGTTGACTTCGGACCAGTGCTTGAGCCAGACGTTTCCAGCAGTCGTAAGAGCCATGGCCAGAACCAGGAACGACATGAACAGAATAACGTATCGAATGTTGGATGCCTTGGCGTACTCCAGATACACGCTCCACTTGACCTTACCCTGCTCCATGTTTTCCTTGTTGTGCTTAGACTTTCGCTCATCAGAGTCCACGTTGAAGTTGGGCAGTCGGAAAGAAGCCGTGGAAGATCGTCGCAGAGTGTGGGAAGAGCCCCGTCGCTTAACAATGCTACCGGCAGTGTTATCTTCTCGGATGGACACAATggacgaggaagaagaggggCCATCGGGAGAACCCGTGGTGGAAGGAGCAACAGAGGCAGCGTTCGAGCTATCGTCCCGAAGAGTGTCGGAGTCCTGCTTCTTTCGGCCAAACTCATTCAGCAGCTTGAAAATAGGGCCCTTGGCAGCCATCACGTCAACGTACTTGCCGGTCTCAACAATCTTGCCTGCAGACAGCATCATAATGGAATCAGCATGAGAAAGCACAGAAATGGAGTTCGTAGCAAGCaccttggtcttggaggCCAGCAAGCCAGAATCTCCGAGAACATTGTCAATAATGTGTCGTCCAACATGCTCGTCAACAGCAGAAAGAGGATCGTCCAACAGGTAGACGTCCGCACGGGCGTAGACAGCTCGGGCAAGAGAAAGACGGGCCTTCTGTCCTCCGGACAAAGAAATACCCTTCTCTCCTACCTGTGTCTGATCTCCATCGGGAAGGATGGCCAGATCATCAACCAGAGCACACGCATTGATGGTCTGCTCGTAGAAAGACTCGTCGTACTTTGATCCAAAAAGAATGTTGTCCTTGACGGTGGCGTTCATGATCCAGGGGACTTGAGCAACGTAGGCAACTCGGCCCTTAACCTGAGCAGTTCCACACTCTCGGTACAGGTCTCCGAGGATGGCTTGCAGCAGGGAAGACTTTCCAGCACCAACCTTTCCGACAATACAGGCGAGATCTCCCTTGAAAGTTTGCAGAGAAATGTCGTCAAGAGCAACCTTGTATTGGGGGGTTCGCTCCCACAGGAAAGTGCACCCCTTGAGCAGGATGTCGTTCTCGCCTCGCTCAACGGCCCGAGGAAGTCGAGTGACAGCGTCGGACTGCAGCTCGGGGGCCTTGAGGTAGCTCTCCAGACGGTTGATGGCCACAGAGGCCTCGATCATGGCCGTGATGACCATGGGGATGACAGCCAGTGGGAAACCAAGCAGGTTGAAGAGTGCCAGAGCCGGGAAGACAATGTCGGTGGACAACGGCTTGTCGGAGATCTTCACAAAGACAGCAAAAGTGGTGCACGAAACGAGGAAGGGGGCACATTGCCAGGGGAAAGAAGCCAAAGCAGAGAACTTACCCAAACGCTTGAGGttctcgagctcctcgtcgtttCGAACTCTGTTGAGTCGGCCAATGAAAGGAATCTCCCATCCGTACAGCTTGAGAGACTTCATGTTGGTGAGAATCTCACTGGTGAGTCGGGTTCGGTGGTCCTTGTACTTCATCTGGGCCTGCTGCAGAGTCTTTTGTTTCTTCGCAATCCAGGCGTTGATAGGAATCATGATGAGCAGTGTAGCAACTCCGGCCCACATGCTGTTTCCAACCAGATCGTGCAGAGacagcagacacagaaTGATCTGGAAGGGACCCGACCAGATAATCTGACCGTACTGAGTCACATCCTGAAGCCGCTGGGTGTCGACAGACATGAGGTTGACCACGTCACCAGTAGACTTGTCTCGAGTAGCGGCCTTAAGAGACTTTCTGTAGATGGCAGCCGTCAGACCAGCCTTGATCTTCATACCAGTATCAAAGGCGCGCTGGAAGTACTGATGCAGAGCGGCGGTCTGGATAATAGACACGGCGAACATGGCAAATGCCAGCACCAGACCCTTGCTGAGAGGATTATCTTCGGGCTTGTCCTGGTAGTCCTTGACGAACTTGATGAGCAGAGCCAGGAGTCGGGGCTGAACAAAAGCCAGGATATCCTGAATGAACTTGAAGAAGCCTCCGACCATGAAAGGGCCGCCAAAGGCCTTCCAGACTGCCCACAGCAGATTGGGTTTCTTCTCCCACTCGTCTTCGAGGTCGTCATACGAGTCTCCTGCTCCGTACCCCTTGGGCAGAGGAGGCATATCCTCCTCGGTCAGGTAGTGGTCGTAACCCTGTCGCATAAGAGGTCCCATCCATTGGAAAGTGAGTCGGGAGAAGATGTCGGCGTTTTCGAGAGGCGATTGTCGCATTTGTCTGGCCAGAGCCATCTGAGGCGAAAGCGGCTTAGGAATGGCCCATTCGACAATGAACATTGCGAGAGCTGTGATAGTGGAAGCCAGGTAGATCTGGGCAGTGGTACCAAAGCCCACACGAGTGTAGACGTTGTAGGTCTTGAGAAGCAGACCGATGGGCGACAGcagccagaagaagagcaatGAGCCACAGGGGATTCGAGAGCGGTAGTACTCGAGGTAATGCAGCGGCACAGCCACCAGGATGATGGAGGCGAGGGTCAGAAACGGACTGAGAAAGGGCAGAGAGCCATTCCAGCCGTTGAAGTGTTGATTGCtaagcagcagcagaaagTGAATGATTTGGAACGCAAGCAGTGCAGCCTTGGTCCAGAAGGTCCAGTTTTTGCGCGTGGGGGCGCCGCTAGTTTGTGTCCTAAACAGCGAGTAGATCTGCCAAGGTCCACACACGGCCAAAATGGCCACGGGGGTCAGCATGACCGGACCGTCGACAAAGCAGGGCGTTAGGCCCGACCCCATTGTGGAGATCGGCCCCCAGCCTTCGGGATCCGCACATGTGTTCTGGGTTAGCGCTGCCGTGCAGGTATTCCACACTCGAGAGGCACTCACCATTTCCGTCCaaatgtgtgtgttttgggtGAAGATAAAAACGATTAGTGTGTCGTTCCGTTACTTTTTTATGCGAGCGAATCTAGCTTTCTGTATGTGGTGCGGATGGGAGGTGAAGGTGAGAGCAGACGAGTTGTTTGTGGGCGTTAGAAGGACGTTAGAAACTCACAAACCAGATGAAAAGAAAGCTGTTTATGTAGATATGTTCCAGTTAGTCCCTCTTCCCTCCCCCCGCTATACACGACAAGTTATACTAATCTGCGCCGTTGGCTTATCGGGCTCCGAAACCCATAGTTTCATTAATTTTGGAGGTCTTTAGAGTTGGCCAGTAACGGTGGGGGGATAGGGAGACGAGTGTAATGTGTGATAATATTGAGGGATAATTGCAAGTGCGATAGATTGTGCTCAGTTACTGTAGCTGATGATTCAACACCGAAGTCATTCTGCAGATACGATGACTAACATCTATCGTAGTAACCGTCAAGCCCCTCTACGGCACTTGCCACCCGTCAACCTAGTTCGAACGTGGCTGCATGGTTTGTCATACACTCTGTGAGCGGGACCACCTATAGGAGGTAGTTGGATGCACAGTTCGAGTGGCTACTCGGTTTGCGGTTTGGAATCAACAGGTTTGGAATCAAAAGTCGTGTGTTTTCATGGCTTCTTGCGCTTTCTACGCAGTTTCCATTCTCTTTCTATGCACATCTCGGCAAGTGTCTCACATCTTTCCTTTTCGCCCACAAGGACTcacctgtacaagtatcagTACAGCACGTTGTGCAAGCTTCATTAGACAGCAGGCTTAAGTCATAGACAGTGTCGTATTGCTGTTGGATTACTGGCAGTTAAGCACTTATTTAGACTGACATTTATACTGTATTCTGCTGAGTCTGAGACAGCGAGCTCATGTGTCTTTCCATAGCACAGCTACTTATACAGTAGCAAATGTATCGGAAGTGGCAAATTGGAGCAAGCGCCAGTTATTCGACATTTTTTAATCAGTGGAGGCTTTCTATAAAAAATGAACCATGCATTTTCTCTTGAAATTCGTTTTGAAACCCTTGTCAATACaatagtacaagtacccaTCCAGTCCCTCTCAACAAGTCTAGCCGACTCGTTTCCACTGTGCCTCCTACACGCACATATTGCGTTATCTTCTAATGGGTTCTCTGTGGAACCCTAATCCACCCCGCACCCCACAATGCCATATATAGAGGAGGGCgcaatgtacttgttccTCAACACAACACGACTACAAAATGCCTCTTCGAGCCGGTGGTGAGTAAACACGAAAGCAGGAGGTTCGATGGCGCTAATTGAGTGATAGGAAGGAAATATGGACCAGAATGACCTAGCACTCACTCAATTGAGATGCCTTCTCAACTTACACCCGCACCCACCACTACCGTACTCAGCTAACACAGATTCCTTCCCTTCTGCCACTTTCAACTACGTTCCCGAGACCCCCGAGATCGAGGGCAACGTGGCTGCCTGCGGTATCCCCCAGCCTTTCCACTCCGATAAGGAGCTTGCTGGAAAGAAGGTCGTTTTCGTGTCCGTCCCCGGCGCCTTCACCCCCACCTGCACCGCCAACCACATTCCTCCTTACATCGAGAACGtggacaagctcaaggccaagggcGTCGACAAGGTCGTCGTTATCTCTGCCAATGACCCCTTCGTGCTGTCCGCCTGGGGACGAGCTCTCAAGGCTCCCAAGGACAACTTTTTCATCTTTGCCTCCGACGGAAACGCCGCCTTCTCCAAGTCCATTGGCCAGGCTGTCGATCTCGCTTCTGTGGGCTTCGGAGAGCGAACTGCCCGATACGCCATCATCGTGGACGATGGCAAGGTTACCTACAACGAGCAGGAGCCTGGCAAGGAAGTCACTGTCTCCGGCTTTGACGCTGTCTACGCCAAGCTCTAAGTTATACGCGATCAAATGAAGTTTATGTAAGCAATGAGATTTTTAACGATTAAATACTAATACTTGTATGCGTGTGATTATGACGT
This genomic interval from Yarrowia lipolytica chromosome 1E, complete sequence contains the following:
- a CDS encoding uncharacterized protein (Compare to YALI0E25069g, similar to uniprot|P39109 Saccharomyces cerevisiae YDR135c YCF1 Metal resistance protein) yields the protein MVSASRVWNTCTAALTQNTCADPEGWGPISTMGSGLTPCFVDGPVMLTPVAILAVCGPWQIYSLFRTQTSGAPTRKNWTFWTKAALLAFQIIHFLLLLSNQHFNGWNGSLPFLSPFLTLASIILVAVPLHYLEYYRSRIPCGSLLFFWLLSPIGLLLKTYNVYTRVGFGTTAQIYLASTITALAMFIVEWAIPKPLSPQMALARQMRQSPLENADIFSRLTFQWMGPLMRQGYDHYLTEEDMPPLPKGYGAGDSYDDLEDEWEKKPNLLWAVWKAFGGPFMVGGFFKFIQDILAFVQPRLLALLIKFVKDYQDKPEDNPLSKGLVLAFAMFAVSIIQTAALHQYFQRAFDTGMKIKAGLTAAIYRKSLKAATRDKSTGDVVNLMSVDTQRLQDVTQYGQIIWSGPFQIILCLLSLHDLVGNSMWAGVATLLIMIPINAWIAKKQKTLQQAQMKYKDHRTRLTSEILTNMKSLKLYGWEIPFIGRLNRVRNDEELENLKRLGKFSALASFPWQCAPFLVSCTTFAVFVKISDKPLSTDIVFPALALFNLLGFPLAVIPMVITAMIEASVAINRLESYLKAPELQSDAVTRLPRAVERGENDILLKGCTFLWERTPQYKVALDDISLQTFKGDLACIVGKVGAGKSSLLQAILGDLYRECGTAQVKGRVAYVAQVPWIMNATVKDNILFGSKYDESFYEQTINACALVDDLAILPDGDQTQVGEKGISLSGGQKARLSLARAVYARADVYLLDDPLSAVDEHVGRHIIDNVLGDSGLLASKTKVLATNSISVLSHADSIMMLSAGKIVETGKYVDVMAAKGPIFKLLNEFGRKKQDSDTLRDDSSNAASVAPSTTGSPDGPSSSSSIVSIREDNTAGSIVKRRGSSHTLRRSSTASFRLPNFNVDSDERKSKHNKENMEQGKVKWSVYLEYAKASNIRYVILFMSFLVLAMALTTAGNVWLKHWSEVNTKYNRNPHIAFYLGIYLCLGLGASFVTVIQTFIMWMFCIVESAKKLHHDMLVSVVRAPMSFFETTPLGRIINRFSNDINKVDQVLGRTFVQFFSNTIKVLFTLIVISWSTPPFILFILPLLFLYIYYQRYYLRTSRELKRLDSVSRSPIFAHFQETLGGVSTIRAYSQQSRFNFVNEARVDQNMEAYFPSVSANRWLAVRLEFIGSIIILAAASFSVLQLKANLMTPGIIGLSMSYALSITQSLNWIVRMTVEVETNIVSVERILEYSNLKPEAPEFIPDKQPGIDWPEQGGITFHNYSTRYRAGLDLILKQINLEIKPREKIGIVGRTGAGKSSLTLALFRIIEAAEGFISIDGVDTSQIGLHDLRTRLAIIPQDSQAFEGTLRDNLDPNNDHSDSELWRVLELSHLKNHVVDNMEGGLDAKVKEGGSNFSVGQRQLMCLARALLTPTSILVLDEATAAVDVETDKIIQETIRTEFKNRTILTIAHRLNTILDSDKIVVLNQGEIAEFDTPAELLKRKDSLFYSLCKQGGFVDEE
- a CDS encoding uncharacterized protein (Compare to YALI0E25091g, weakly similar to uniprot|P38013 Saccharomyces cerevisiae YLR109w AHP1 Alkyl hydroperoxide reductase), with protein sequence MDQNDLALTQLRCLLNLHPHPPLPYSANTDSFPSATFNYVPETPEIEGNVAACGIPQPFHSDKELAGKKVVFVSVPGAFTPTCTANHIPPYIENVDKLKAKGVDKVVVISANDPFVLSAWGRALKAPKDNFFIFASDGNAAFSKSIGQAVDLASVGFGERTARYAIIVDDGKVTYNEQEPGKEVTVSGFDAVYAKL